A section of the Pelotomaculum isophthalicicum JI genome encodes:
- a CDS encoding CoA protein activase, giving the protein MLMEDLGNKVVIPPRPSKRTLDLGVRYTPEFSCLPLKILMGTYLETIEMGADTIYTSGGSGPCRAGEYAMLHHKILQDIGYNVRMVVIESPNQFPFKFLKSIWELNQARLSIKAVIACIKRWWRKQIALDNIEKLSHVIRPREINRGMTTKVYREVLDWIEKAYTTEQVVEAEAAATDALRSIPQDSERDVLRIGLVGEVYVLIEPSSNHEIEEMLGNLGVEVNREMYLTGWIADNAWKESFEGVTARDAAAQYLPEVIGGHAQDTIGQTILCAKKGFDGVIQLAPFSCIPEIVARTILTKVSSDWDIPVLTFFLDEQTGKAGMATRMEAFVDLLRFRKRKRLIKAAR; this is encoded by the coding sequence GGGTGTAAGGTACACACCTGAGTTCTCCTGCCTGCCGCTAAAAATTCTTATGGGCACCTACCTGGAAACTATCGAAATGGGCGCGGATACTATTTATACCTCGGGCGGCTCCGGTCCTTGCAGGGCGGGTGAGTATGCAATGCTGCACCATAAAATACTTCAAGACATTGGTTATAACGTAAGAATGGTTGTTATTGAATCACCGAATCAGTTTCCTTTTAAATTTTTAAAAAGCATATGGGAGCTTAACCAGGCCCGCCTTTCGATTAAAGCTGTCATTGCCTGCATCAAACGCTGGTGGCGTAAACAGATAGCTCTCGACAACATTGAAAAGCTGTCCCATGTTATTCGGCCCCGTGAAATTAACCGTGGAATGACAACCAAAGTATACCGGGAGGTCTTGGACTGGATCGAGAAGGCTTATACGACGGAACAGGTTGTGGAAGCTGAAGCGGCAGCTACGGATGCCCTGCGATCTATACCGCAGGATAGCGAAAGGGATGTTTTACGCATCGGCCTGGTCGGTGAAGTATATGTGCTGATAGAACCGTCCAGCAACCATGAAATTGAGGAGATGCTTGGCAATCTTGGTGTAGAAGTGAACCGCGAAATGTATCTGACCGGGTGGATTGCCGATAATGCGTGGAAGGAGTCCTTCGAAGGTGTGACGGCAAGGGACGCGGCTGCGCAGTACCTGCCTGAAGTGATTGGCGGCCATGCGCAAGATACCATAGGTCAAACCATTCTTTGTGCCAAGAAAGGTTTTGACGGGGTTATCCAGTTGGCGCCTTTTAGTTGTATACCTGAAATAGTAGCGCGTACTATACTTACTAAAGTAAGCTCGGACTGGGATATTCCTGTGCTGACATTTTTTCTGGATGAGCAAACCGGTAAAGCGGGAATGGCGACAAGAATGGAAGCCTTTGTCGACCTCTTAAGATTCAGGAAAAGAAAGCGATTAATTAAGGCAGCTAGATAA